One Aegilops tauschii subsp. strangulata cultivar AL8/78 chromosome 7, Aet v6.0, whole genome shotgun sequence genomic window carries:
- the LOC109767390 gene encoding uncharacterized protein has product MAAIKLVSLSLVVLLSIGLASAARVVRYASSTGTGSGGGNGGGTVNGSGGGAGSGNGNAYSGSSGAHAYAGGGGSGGGASQEGGTGHGAGSGDGSSSSYTSDGRYSYGGTSYAGGNGGGSGGGQAAGPDSSGYGAGGGTGTGSSAVTSGWYPYANANANGNGGGTGSGQNGGSGGGTGGGSGNGDASP; this is encoded by the coding sequence ATGGCTGCCATTAAGCTTGTGTCACTTAGCTTGGTTGTGCTTCTGAGCATTGGGTTAGCCAGCGCCGCTAGGGTAGTTAGATACGCCAGCTCCACGGGGACAGGCTCGGGAGGGGGGAATGGTGGTGGGACTGTGAACGGCAGCGGTGGAGGGGCTGGGAGTGGCAATGGGAATGCCTACAGTGGCAGTAGTGGAGCCCATGCATATGCGGGAGGGGGCGGTAGCGGGGGTGGTGCGTCGCAGGAAGGCGGCACCGGGCATGGCGCTGGGTCCGGCGACGGCTCAAGCTCTAGCTATACGAGCGACGGAAGATATAGTTATGGTGGAACCTCTTACGCAGGTGGTAATGGTGGGGGCAGCGGTGGCGGACAGGCAGCGGGCCCCGACTCCAGCGGTTACGGAGCTGGTGGCGGCACTGGTACTGGCTCCAGTGCGGTGACATCTGGCTGGTACCCATATGCGAATGCAAATGCTAATGGTAACGGTGGAGGTACAGGAAGTGGTCAGAACGGCGGCAGCGGTGGCGGCACGGGAGGTGGCAGCGGTAATGGTGATGCATCCCCTTGA
- the LOC141027725 gene encoding uncharacterized protein, producing the protein MAAIKLVSLSLVVLLSIGLASAARVVRYASSTGTGSGGGNGGGTVNGSGGGAGSGNGNAYSGSSGAHAYAGGGGSGGGASQEGGTGHGAGSGDGSSSSYTSDGRYSYGGTSYAGGNGGGSGGGQAAGPDSSGYGAGGGTGTGSSAVTSGWYPYANANANGNGGGTGSGQNGGSGGGTGGGSGNGDASP; encoded by the coding sequence ATGGCTGCCATTAAGCTTGTGTCACTTAGCTTGGTTGTGCTTCTGAGCATTGGGTTAGCCAGCGCCGCTAGGGTAGTTAGATACGCCAGCTCCACGGGGACAGGCTCGGGAGGGGGGAATGGTGGTGGGACTGTGAACGGCAGCGGTGGAGGGGCTGGGAGTGGCAATGGGAATGCCTACAGTGGCAGTAGTGGAGCCCATGCATATGCGGGAGGGGGCGGTAGCGGGGGTGGTGCGTCGCAGGAAGGCGGCACCGGGCATGGCGCTGGGTCCGGCGACGGCTCAAGCTCTAGCTATACGAGCGACGGAAGATATAGTTATGGTGGAACCTCTTACGCAGGTGGTAATGGTGGGGGCAGCGGTGGCGGACAGGCAGCGGGCCCTGACTCCAGCGGTTACGGAGCTGGTGGCGGCACTGGTACTGGCTCCAGTGCGGTGACATCTGGCTGGTACCCATATGCGAATGCAAATGCTAATGGTAACGGTGGAGGTACAGGAAGTGGTCAGAACGGCGGCAGCGGTGGCGGCACGGGAGGTGGCAGCGGTAATGGTGATGCATCCCCTTGA